In Phaeobacter porticola, one DNA window encodes the following:
- the betC gene encoding choline-sulfatase has product MTAPNILIVMVDQLNGTLFPDGPADFLHAPNLKKLAARSTRFKNAYTASPLCAPGRASFMSGQLPSRTGVYDNAAEFRSDIPTYAHHLRRAGYYTCLSGKMHFVGPDQMHGFEDRLTTDIYPADFGWTPDYRKPGERIDWWYHNMGSVTGAGIAEISNQMEYDDEVAYHAKAKLYDLARGKDDRPWALTVSFTHPHDPYVARRKYWDLYEDCEHLLPEVPAMDYADHDNHSKRIFDANDWRSFDISEEDIKRSRRAYFANISYLDDKIGEILEVLETTRQEAIILFVSDHGDMLGERGLWFKMSFYEGSSRVPLMISAPNLPAGLIETPVSTLDVTPTLGALAGVDMAEIEPWTDGQNLLPLAMGTERTEPVAVEYAAEASYAPLVSLRYGKWKYNRCALDPDQLFDLEADPQELNNLAGDPAHAGPLQTLRAKSEARWDLDRFDAEVRASQARRWVVYEALRQGGYYPWDYQPLQKASERYMRNHMDLNDVEDGNRFPRGE; this is encoded by the coding sequence ATGACCGCCCCGAATATCCTGATCGTGATGGTTGACCAGTTGAACGGCACGCTGTTCCCCGATGGTCCCGCTGATTTCCTGCATGCGCCCAACCTCAAAAAACTGGCGGCCCGCTCCACCCGTTTCAAAAACGCCTATACCGCTTCGCCCCTCTGTGCGCCGGGACGGGCGAGCTTCATGTCGGGTCAATTGCCGTCGCGCACCGGCGTCTATGACAATGCCGCTGAGTTCCGCAGTGATATCCCGACCTACGCCCACCACCTGCGCCGCGCGGGCTACTACACCTGCCTGTCCGGCAAAATGCACTTCGTCGGCCCTGATCAGATGCACGGGTTTGAGGACCGCCTGACCACCGATATCTACCCGGCCGATTTCGGCTGGACGCCGGATTATCGCAAACCGGGTGAGCGGATCGACTGGTGGTATCACAATATGGGATCGGTCACCGGCGCAGGCATCGCCGAGATTTCCAACCAGATGGAATATGACGATGAGGTCGCTTATCACGCCAAGGCCAAGCTTTATGATCTGGCGCGTGGCAAGGATGATCGCCCCTGGGCCCTGACCGTCAGCTTTACCCACCCGCATGACCCCTATGTGGCGCGCCGCAAATACTGGGATCTCTACGAGGATTGCGAGCATCTGCTGCCAGAGGTTCCGGCGATGGACTATGCCGACCACGACAACCACTCCAAACGGATCTTTGACGCCAACGACTGGCGCAGCTTTGATATCTCGGAAGAGGATATCAAACGCTCCCGCCGCGCCTATTTCGCCAATATCTCCTACCTTGATGACAAGATTGGCGAGATCCTTGAGGTGCTGGAAACCACCCGGCAAGAGGCGATTATCCTCTTTGTCTCTGACCACGGCGACATGCTGGGGGAGCGGGGATTGTGGTTCAAGATGAGCTTTTACGAAGGCTCCTCCCGCGTACCGCTGATGATTTCGGCACCAAATCTGCCTGCCGGGCTGATCGAGACGCCGGTGTCCACATTGGACGTGACCCCAACGCTGGGCGCGCTGGCCGGTGTAGATATGGCAGAGATTGAACCCTGGACAGACGGGCAGAACCTGCTGCCGCTGGCGATGGGCACAGAGCGCACCGAACCGGTTGCCGTGGAATACGCCGCGGAGGCCTCTTATGCGCCGCTGGTGTCGTTGCGGTATGGAAAATGGAAATACAACCGCTGCGCGCTGGACCCCGATCAGCTGTTCGATCTGGAGGCGGATCCGCAGGAGCTCAACAATCTGGCCGGCGACCCGGCCCATGCAGGCCCGCTGCAGACCTTGCGCGCCAAGTCCGAGGCCCGCTGGGATCTGGACCGCTTTGACGCAGAGGTCCGCGCCAGTCAGGCCCGCCGCTGGGTCGTCTACGAAGCCCTGCGCCAGGGCGGCTATTACCCATGGGACTACCAGCCGCTGCAAAAAGCATCCGAACGCTACATGCGCAACCATATGGATCTGAACGACGTTGAGGACGGCAACCGCTTTCCTCGCGGCGAATAG
- a CDS encoding choline transporter: MTTIISAGILLAFALVIFCVIKWWNMRIVGVTPVPLFTFIAILFTSGLDVGLIMFPLAFDYPLYADTAAEPAYAFTNPLALEFGFWGFLIWAFYFLTSFYFCAIEPRVKFFEIGIVKLLNNLVIITTCAFTGALFLIYMPYYIAEVGDGETVIPAFYVICFLVILAAAYSSTDIKYVRILSVGSTFLFFALILGMWAYAGMGLGEFVSTAGNIGGYFGNIHKFILPLTEYHEFYLFWWFAWSIMIGQFTSRFVGGLTTWQLLAALLVFPSIPLAVWFSVLYFYHLNTIPTAGLINWSMTVVGILFVINSFDSLIRLYTDNMNLSAERLGKLPYVLGNAVALFALTLAFQSQWLQIQWVGTVVIGIYIACLIYIFVKKRSEVAAITTSPEENTLDFDRIKTAH, from the coding sequence ATGACAACAATCATCTCAGCCGGGATCTTGCTGGCCTTTGCGCTGGTGATTTTCTGCGTGATCAAATGGTGGAACATGCGCATTGTCGGGGTCACCCCGGTGCCATTGTTCACCTTCATCGCAATCCTGTTCACCTCGGGTCTGGATGTGGGGCTTATCATGTTCCCGCTGGCCTTTGACTACCCGCTTTATGCGGATACCGCAGCAGAACCTGCCTATGCGTTCACCAATCCGCTGGCGCTTGAGTTCGGCTTCTGGGGCTTTCTGATCTGGGCTTTCTACTTCCTGACCTCATTCTACTTCTGCGCCATCGAACCGCGGGTGAAGTTTTTTGAGATCGGCATCGTGAAGCTGCTGAACAATTTGGTGATCATCACCACTTGTGCCTTCACCGGTGCGCTGTTCCTCATCTACATGCCTTATTATATCGCCGAAGTCGGCGACGGTGAGACGGTCATCCCGGCCTTCTACGTGATCTGCTTCCTGGTGATCCTGGCGGCGGCCTATTCCTCGACCGACATCAAATACGTCCGTATCCTGTCGGTGGGTTCGACCTTCCTGTTCTTCGCGCTGATCCTCGGCATGTGGGCTTATGCAGGTATGGGGCTTGGCGAATTCGTCTCGACTGCTGGCAATATCGGCGGCTACTTCGGCAATATCCATAAATTCATCCTGCCGCTGACCGAATACCATGAATTCTACCTGTTCTGGTGGTTTGCATGGTCGATCATGATTGGCCAGTTCACCTCGCGCTTTGTTGGCGGTCTGACCACATGGCAGCTGCTCGCCGCACTTCTGGTGTTCCCGTCGATCCCGCTCGCGGTGTGGTTCTCGGTGCTGTATTTCTACCACCTCAATACCATCCCGACCGCTGGTCTGATCAACTGGTCCATGACTGTGGTTGGCATCCTCTTCGTGATCAACTCGTTTGACTCGCTGATCCGCCTTTACACCGACAACATGAACCTCAGCGCCGAACGTCTGGGCAAGCTGCCTTATGTGCTTGGCAATGCGGTGGCGCTTTTTGCCCTGACGCTGGCCTTCCAGAGCCAGTGGTTGCAAATCCAGTGGGTTGGCACCGTGGTGATCGGCATCTACATCGCCTGCCTGATCTACATCTTCGTGAAGAAGCGTAGCGAAGTTGCGGCGATCACCACCTCGCCTGAGGAAAACACCCTCGACTTCGATCGTATCAAAACAGCCCACTAA
- the betI gene encoding choline-responsive transcriptional repressor BetI: protein MGRKRIRDIRNEELIEATIVAVHRRGYGVVTMAEIAQEAGASAASINYYFGSKEGLMEATMRHLLNKLRQAMVRGYATASTPKERLYAVMDANFDDDLFRVAQCSLWMQFWASAPYSTRLSRLHRINRSRVRSHFLAELNRLLSRDRVETARHALQCYMDGVWLQAAQSEAPLDSEQARRAAHRVVDLVIG, encoded by the coding sequence ATGGGTAGAAAAAGAATTCGTGACATCCGCAATGAAGAGCTGATCGAAGCCACCATCGTCGCCGTTCACCGACGTGGTTATGGCGTTGTTACGATGGCGGAAATTGCGCAGGAGGCCGGGGCCTCAGCGGCGTCAATCAACTACTACTTCGGGTCCAAGGAAGGGCTGATGGAAGCAACGATGCGCCATCTTCTGAACAAGCTGCGTCAGGCCATGGTCCGGGGATATGCAACAGCCAGCACCCCAAAAGAGCGGCTGTACGCGGTAATGGATGCCAATTTTGACGATGATTTGTTCCGCGTGGCACAGTGTAGCCTGTGGATGCAGTTCTGGGCCAGCGCGCCATATTCGACCCGCTTATCCCGGCTGCACAGAATCAACCGAAGTCGCGTGCGCAGCCATTTTCTGGCGGAGTTGAACCGCCTCTTATCCCGTGACCGCGTTGAAACAGCTCGCCATGCCTTGCAATGCTACATGGATGGTGTCTGGCTACAGGCGGCCCAATCCGAAGCACCGTTGGATTCGGAACAGGCCCGCCGGGCCGCGCATCGGGTGGTTGATCTGGTGATCGGCTGA
- a CDS encoding DUF1036 domain-containing protein has product MCARLVLALLLAPLMTGAAAPMAQAAPAYIGLEVCNDTPVPQSVSLAYRDDGQWLTKGWWRLPPASCRQVLEGRLQNRFYYFRSTAPDWQFLDERISFCVGPDEFTIYGDHDCAIRGYKSAFFAKIDTHDLRGRGAETANNTGAQAFVSQLSAHSQPIAGPTTNGALAGIPDGRAVPPQGQYGPGFVSNVTFLGCEERGRDGQVICKFVTEDGQICVEENGMTSSAIIDRLQALAPGTPVQISGDRLGQFERITQAMLHDVKPRDETGLDALLYRLEGDWVSLDDDYDRFVITGAERRSFYGKIETSVELISVQGACGDASGQGPYLMAQAEDGGPVHCYRIMSVTETELDLSYLPRGTQLRYRRNDMPVN; this is encoded by the coding sequence ATGTGCGCCCGATTGGTCTTGGCGTTATTGCTCGCACCTCTGATGACAGGGGCAGCTGCGCCGATGGCTCAGGCTGCACCGGCCTATATCGGGCTCGAAGTCTGCAACGATACGCCAGTGCCCCAATCTGTAAGTCTGGCGTACCGGGATGATGGTCAGTGGCTCACCAAAGGATGGTGGCGTTTGCCACCCGCCAGCTGTCGACAGGTGCTTGAGGGCCGACTGCAAAACCGGTTTTATTATTTCCGCAGCACGGCGCCAGATTGGCAGTTTCTCGATGAGCGGATCAGTTTTTGCGTCGGCCCGGACGAATTCACCATTTACGGCGACCATGACTGCGCGATACGCGGTTACAAAAGCGCCTTTTTTGCCAAAATCGACACCCATGACCTGCGTGGCCGGGGGGCAGAGACGGCGAACAACACCGGCGCTCAGGCGTTTGTCTCTCAACTCAGCGCCCATTCACAGCCCATCGCTGGCCCAACTACCAACGGCGCGCTTGCTGGGATACCGGATGGGCGGGCCGTGCCTCCGCAGGGACAATATGGTCCGGGGTTTGTCAGCAATGTCACCTTTCTTGGGTGCGAAGAACGCGGCAGAGATGGCCAGGTGATTTGCAAATTCGTCACTGAGGATGGGCAGATCTGTGTCGAAGAAAACGGCATGACGTCCTCTGCAATCATCGACCGGTTGCAGGCGTTGGCTCCGGGCACTCCTGTTCAGATCTCGGGGGACAGGTTGGGCCAATTCGAGCGGATCACACAGGCGATGCTGCATGACGTCAAGCCACGTGATGAAACCGGGCTGGATGCGCTATTGTATCGTCTGGAGGGCGATTGGGTGTCGTTGGATGACGACTATGATCGTTTTGTCATCACGGGGGCAGAGCGGCGCAGTTTTTACGGCAAAATCGAAACCTCGGTCGAACTGATTTCGGTCCAAGGCGCTTGCGGCGACGCGTCGGGGCAGGGGCCTTATCTGATGGCGCAGGCCGAAGACGGCGGGCCGGTTCATTGCTACCGGATCATGTCTGTCACCGAGACAGAGCTGGACCTGTCCTACCTGCCACGTGGCACCCAATTGCGTTATCGCCGAAATGATATGCCCGTCAATTGA
- a CDS encoding DMT family transporter — translation MLVTGFCFVAVTALVKYLGDRIPPAESAFLRYLLGLVFLVPMMGTLRRTRITRRLWGLFALRGFVHTAGVTLWFFAMTQIPLAEVTAMNYLSPIYVSIGAALFLGERMALRRVGAILVALAGALIILRPGFREIDAGHIAMLFTALAFGASYLLAKSTVDGTNPVVVVAMLSIWVTVFLAPLAGAVWVTPNLWELAVLFAVACFATAGHYTMTLAFASAPVTVTQPVTFLQLLWATLLGALVFAEPVDIWVVAGGCLILAAVSFITWREAVLKRRAVTPASLATKV, via the coding sequence ATGTTGGTGACGGGCTTTTGCTTCGTTGCGGTAACAGCGCTGGTGAAATACCTCGGCGATCGCATCCCCCCGGCGGAATCTGCCTTTTTGCGTTACCTCTTGGGGCTGGTGTTCCTGGTTCCAATGATGGGCACGTTGCGCCGAACCCGGATCACCCGGCGGCTTTGGGGCCTGTTTGCGCTGCGTGGCTTTGTGCATACAGCGGGCGTGACGCTGTGGTTTTTTGCGATGACCCAGATCCCGCTGGCCGAGGTCACGGCGATGAACTACCTCTCACCGATCTATGTCTCTATTGGGGCTGCGCTGTTTCTGGGTGAACGGATGGCCCTGCGCCGGGTCGGGGCCATTCTGGTGGCACTGGCAGGAGCCTTGATCATTCTCCGCCCGGGTTTTCGAGAAATCGACGCAGGCCATATCGCCATGCTGTTCACGGCGCTGGCCTTTGGGGCGTCTTATCTGCTGGCGAAATCTACCGTGGATGGCACCAACCCTGTTGTTGTTGTGGCGATGCTGTCGATCTGGGTAACAGTGTTTCTGGCACCGCTCGCGGGCGCTGTTTGGGTCACGCCCAACCTGTGGGAGCTGGCGGTCCTGTTTGCGGTCGCCTGTTTTGCCACCGCAGGACATTACACAATGACGCTGGCCTTTGCGTCAGCACCGGTGACGGTGACACAGCCGGTCACCTTTCTCCAATTGCTCTGGGCCACGCTTCTGGGGGCGCTGGTCTTTGCCGAACCGGTGGACATCTGGGTAGTAGCAGGCGGCTGCCTGATCTTGGCTGCCGTCAGTTTCATCACCTGGCGCGAGGCAGTGCTAAAGCGTCGGGCCGTGACGCCAGCCAGCCTTGCAACAAAAGTGTGA
- a CDS encoding LysE/ArgO family amino acid transporter, giving the protein MPPSLIAGFFLGLSLIMAIGAQNAFVLRQGLRRQHVFWICFTCASSDALLITAGVLGFGSLALAVPWFEMAMRLGGAAFLLWYGARSLMAAWRGGAHLDSADGQGAPVTLWPMLATVLALTWLNPHVYLDTVVLLGSISAQYPQPLVFGLGAAVSSFVFFFTLGYGASFLAPVFARPRAWQVLDVLVGLTMWAIALKLLMM; this is encoded by the coding sequence ATGCCCCCCAGTCTGATTGCCGGTTTCTTTCTGGGCCTCAGCCTCATCATGGCTATTGGCGCGCAAAACGCCTTTGTGCTGCGGCAGGGGCTGCGGCGGCAGCATGTGTTTTGGATCTGTTTCACCTGTGCCAGCTCCGATGCGCTGCTGATCACTGCCGGTGTTTTGGGGTTTGGCTCTCTCGCACTGGCGGTGCCATGGTTTGAGATGGCGATGCGCCTGGGCGGGGCGGCGTTTCTGCTGTGGTACGGCGCGCGCAGCCTGATGGCCGCATGGCGGGGCGGGGCGCATCTGGACAGTGCCGACGGGCAGGGGGCGCCGGTAACGCTCTGGCCGATGCTGGCAACGGTGCTGGCGCTGACCTGGCTCAATCCCCATGTCTATCTGGATACCGTGGTGCTGCTGGGCTCAATCTCGGCGCAATATCCGCAACCGCTGGTGTTCGGGCTGGGGGCTGCCGTATCTAGCTTCGTCTTCTTCTTCACGCTGGGTTATGGCGCCAGCTTTCTGGCCCCGGTCTTTGCCCGGCCCAGGGCGTGGCAGGTGCTGGATGTGCTGGTTGGCCTCACCATGTGGGCGATCGCGCTCAAGCTGTTGATGATGTGA
- a CDS encoding LysR family transcriptional regulator ArgP has product MKFDPNHLAALSAVLRLGSFEAAAQALLVTPSAISQRIKALEDRIGSSLVQRGSPCLGTEAGLRIAKHAEDVALLEAAVSEDLRLERAPGASRLRVAINADSLATWFVPVMAACDGLLFDLVIDDQDHSADWLRRGEVSAAVTAHSKPVTGCDAYPLGALRYIATASPGFRERWFAKGVTQEAATRAPCLIFNAKDQLQARWLGAHVGQGVAPPAHFLPSSQAFVDAALAGVGWGMNPEQLAAPYLAAEQLCPLIPNTPLDVPLTWQVSRVLAPALADVTRAVLKSARRHLTPI; this is encoded by the coding sequence ATGAAATTCGATCCCAATCACCTTGCCGCGCTCTCGGCGGTCCTGCGGCTTGGCTCGTTTGAGGCGGCGGCGCAGGCACTGCTGGTCACGCCCTCAGCGATCTCGCAGCGGATCAAGGCGCTGGAGGATCGGATCGGCAGCAGTCTGGTGCAGCGCGGCAGCCCTTGTCTTGGCACGGAGGCCGGGCTTCGCATTGCCAAACACGCCGAGGATGTGGCCTTGCTGGAAGCGGCTGTGTCAGAGGATCTGCGGCTGGAGCGCGCGCCCGGTGCGTCGCGCCTGCGGGTGGCGATCAATGCGGACAGTTTGGCGACCTGGTTTGTTCCGGTGATGGCCGCCTGCGACGGGCTGCTGTTTGATCTGGTGATCGACGATCAGGATCACAGCGCCGACTGGCTGCGCCGGGGCGAGGTTTCGGCGGCGGTGACGGCCCATTCCAAGCCGGTGACCGGCTGCGATGCCTACCCATTGGGGGCGCTGCGCTATATTGCGACGGCGTCACCAGGGTTTCGGGAGCGCTGGTTTGCCAAGGGCGTGACACAAGAGGCCGCAACGCGCGCGCCCTGTCTCATATTTAATGCCAAGGATCAGCTGCAGGCGCGCTGGCTCGGCGCGCATGTGGGACAAGGGGTTGCACCCCCCGCCCATTTCCTGCCGTCCAGTCAGGCCTTTGTCGATGCCGCACTGGCAGGCGTCGGCTGGGGAATGAACCCCGAGCAGCTGGCGGCGCCCTATCTGGCAGCAGAGCAGCTGTGCCCGCTGATCCCAAACACCCCGCTGGATGTCCCGCTGACCTGGCAGGTGAGCCGGGTTCTGGCCCCGGCCCTTGCCGATGTGACCCGTGCCGTGCTCAAATCAGCGCGTCGGCATCTGACGCCGATCTAA
- a CDS encoding GNAT family N-acetyltransferase, whose product MNIRPFRPEDAAALAQIFHAAVHGVSARDYSPEQCAAWSPEPAPAKAWQGRDNDGRFVFVAVNDSGQPQGFIELERDGHIDCFYCHPDVAGTGVGLALYQQLEIRARDLGLGSLYVEASEAAKRFFTRQGFTDEGRREIERRGVALHNYRMTKVLT is encoded by the coding sequence ATGAATATCAGACCTTTCCGCCCCGAAGATGCCGCAGCGCTGGCGCAGATTTTTCACGCTGCCGTGCATGGCGTGAGCGCGCGGGACTACAGCCCGGAGCAATGCGCCGCCTGGAGCCCGGAACCAGCCCCGGCCAAAGCCTGGCAGGGCCGCGACAATGACGGGCGATTTGTTTTTGTCGCGGTGAATGATAGCGGTCAGCCACAGGGCTTCATAGAGCTGGAGCGTGACGGTCATATTGATTGCTTCTATTGCCACCCGGATGTTGCGGGCACCGGTGTCGGTCTTGCGCTTTATCAGCAGCTGGAAATCCGGGCAAGGGATCTGGGGTTGGGCAGCCTATATGTTGAGGCAAGCGAGGCCGCGAAGCGGTTTTTCACCCGGCAGGGCTTCACCGACGAGGGGCGCCGCGAGATTGAACGTCGCGGTGTTGCGCTGCATAACTACCGGATGACCAAGGTCCTGACCTGA
- a CDS encoding YebC/PmpR family DNA-binding transcriptional regulator, producing the protein MAGHSKWANIQHRKGRQDAARSKLFSKLSKEITVAAKMGDPDPEKNPRLRLAVKEAKSQSVPKDVIDRAIKKSTAGEGDDYEEIRYEGYGPNGVAVIVEAMTDNRNRTASTVRSTFSKNGGNLGETGSVGFMFDRKGEVTYPATVGDADTVMMAAIEAGAEDVDSSEDGHIIYCADTDLNEVSNALEGELGESDSTKLVWKPTTTTELDLEGMQKLMKLVDALEDDDDVQRVTTNFEASDEVMEQL; encoded by the coding sequence ATGGCAGGCCATTCCAAATGGGCGAATATCCAGCACCGCAAGGGCCGTCAGGACGCCGCGCGGTCGAAATTGTTCTCGAAACTCTCCAAGGAAATCACCGTCGCCGCCAAAATGGGCGACCCCGATCCTGAGAAAAACCCGCGTCTGCGTCTGGCGGTAAAAGAAGCCAAGAGCCAATCCGTCCCCAAGGATGTGATTGATCGCGCGATCAAGAAATCCACTGCCGGTGAAGGCGACGATTACGAAGAAATCCGCTATGAGGGCTATGGCCCGAATGGTGTGGCGGTCATCGTCGAAGCCATGACCGACAACCGCAACCGCACCGCCTCTACCGTGCGCTCCACCTTCTCCAAGAACGGTGGCAACCTCGGGGAAACCGGCTCGGTTGGCTTTATGTTCGACCGCAAGGGTGAGGTGACCTACCCGGCGACGGTCGGCGACGCGGACACCGTGATGATGGCCGCGATCGAGGCGGGCGCTGAGGATGTCGACAGCTCCGAAGATGGCCATATCATCTACTGTGCCGACACCGACCTCAACGAGGTGTCCAACGCGCTGGAAGGTGAGCTGGGCGAGTCCGACTCGACCAAGCTGGTGTGGAAACCCACCACCACCACCGAGCTGGATCTCGAAGGCATGCAGAAGCTGATGAAACTGGTGGATGCGCTGGAAGACGACGACGACGTGCAGCGCGTCACCACCAACTTTGAAGCCTCCGACGAGGTGATGGAGCAGCTGTAA
- a CDS encoding SLC13 family permease, with the protein MTFDQIVLFALFAAVFGLLLWGRYRYDIVAFSALMVAVVLGVVPANDAFAGFGHPATLVVALVLVVSAGLVRSGAVFLITRTLVDSSRSLGAHITLMGGIGAVLSAFMNNVAALALLMPVDIQTARKAGRTPGMSLMPLSFATILGGMATLIGTPPNIIIASIRAETLGEPFGMFDFAPVGGIAALAGLLFVALIGWRLIPLRQNAAGASEAQLSQYIAELTVPEGSEMIGQRLGEFDKEAEKADVAILGLIRDGKRLYGRAAGQLLRAGDALVLEATPEALDEFRTAASLDFADAARQEKLGAVGDGLELVEVVVPETARIKGRSAQALGLAWRQNTVLMGLARQGRRLTRHIRQEQIEAGDILLLLCPRDRGADVTEWLGCLPLAERGLSVTANDKTWLAIGLFAGAVLAASLGIIYLPIALGLVVVAYVLTKILPLAELYDHIEWPVVVLLGSMIPLGAALDSAGGTALIAESLLTLTNGMPAWAILTVLMVVTMTLSDVLNNTATAIVAAPVGIQMATSLGVSPDPFLMAVAVAASAAFLTPIGHKNNTLVLGPGGYHFGDYWRIGLPLEVLVIAVSIPSILLFWPL; encoded by the coding sequence ATGACATTTGACCAGATCGTTTTGTTCGCCCTCTTTGCCGCTGTGTTTGGCCTGCTGCTGTGGGGGAGGTATCGCTATGATATCGTGGCGTTTTCCGCGTTGATGGTGGCGGTGGTTCTGGGCGTGGTGCCAGCCAATGACGCCTTTGCCGGATTTGGCCACCCGGCCACATTGGTAGTGGCATTGGTGCTGGTGGTCTCGGCCGGGCTGGTGCGCTCGGGGGCGGTGTTTCTGATCACCCGCACTTTGGTGGACAGCAGCCGTAGTCTGGGCGCGCATATCACGCTGATGGGCGGGATCGGCGCGGTTCTGTCAGCGTTCATGAACAATGTGGCCGCACTGGCGCTGCTGATGCCGGTGGACATCCAGACCGCGCGCAAGGCGGGACGCACGCCGGGGATGAGCCTGATGCCGCTGTCCTTTGCCACCATTCTGGGCGGGATGGCGACGCTGATCGGCACGCCGCCCAATATCATCATTGCCTCGATCCGGGCCGAAACCCTGGGTGAGCCGTTCGGGATGTTCGATTTTGCCCCGGTGGGCGGCATCGCGGCGCTGGCGGGGTTGCTGTTTGTGGCGCTGATCGGCTGGCGTCTGATCCCGCTGCGCCAGAATGCGGCGGGCGCGTCAGAGGCGCAGCTGTCCCAGTATATAGCCGAGCTGACCGTGCCGGAAGGTTCAGAGATGATCGGCCAGCGGCTGGGCGAATTCGACAAAGAGGCCGAGAAGGCCGATGTGGCGATCCTGGGTCTGATCCGTGATGGCAAGCGCCTGTATGGCCGCGCAGCAGGTCAGCTGTTGCGGGCCGGTGACGCGCTGGTGCTGGAGGCCACACCGGAAGCGCTGGATGAATTCCGCACCGCCGCCTCGCTCGACTTCGCCGATGCAGCACGGCAGGAAAAGCTGGGCGCAGTCGGCGATGGGCTGGAACTGGTCGAGGTGGTGGTGCCGGAAACCGCCCGCATCAAGGGGCGCAGCGCGCAGGCCCTGGGGCTGGCCTGGCGGCAGAATACCGTGTTGATGGGGCTGGCGCGGCAGGGTCGCCGCCTGACCCGGCATATCCGCCAGGAACAGATTGAGGCCGGGGATATCCTGCTGCTGCTGTGTCCGCGCGATCGCGGCGCCGATGTCACCGAATGGCTGGGCTGCCTGCCGCTGGCGGAGCGCGGTCTGTCGGTGACCGCCAATGACAAGACCTGGCTGGCGATTGGCCTCTTTGCAGGCGCGGTATTGGCGGCTTCGCTGGGGATTATCTACCTGCCAATTGCGCTGGGACTGGTGGTGGTGGCCTATGTGCTGACCAAGATCCTGCCGCTGGCCGAATTATACGACCATATCGAATGGCCGGTGGTTGTGCTGCTGGGATCCATGATCCCATTGGGGGCAGCCTTAGACAGCGCCGGTGGGACGGCTCTGATTGCTGAAAGCCTGCTAACGCTGACCAATGGGATGCCCGCCTGGGCCATTCTGACGGTGTTGATGGTGGTCACCATGACGCTGTCGGATGTGCTGAACAACACCGCCACGGCCATTGTGGCGGCCCCTGTCGGCATCCAGATGGCCACCAGCCTTGGCGTGTCGCCTGATCCGTTCCTGATGGCGGTGGCGGTGGCGGCCTCCGCAGCCTTCCTCACCCCTATCGGGCATAAGAACAACACGCTGGTTCTGGGTCCCGGCGGCTATCACTTTGGCGACTACTGGCGCATTGGCCTGCCGCTGGAGGTGCTGGTCATCGCCGTATCTATCCCGTCAATCTTGCTGTTCTGGCCGCTTTGA